Proteins co-encoded in one Streptomyces sp. NBC_01283 genomic window:
- a CDS encoding ABC transporter substrate-binding protein, translating to MHARRLLTGLVPLALVAVTATACGGDDDRTSTSDSGKKLDKVTLTLNWYPYGEHAPFYYGKQQKIFEKHGIDLDIRAGQGSQKTVQATGAGQTDFGWADTPAVLAGVDQGVKVKSLGVFLQTTPASVQFFDAQGIKSPTDLKGKMIAGTAGDALTKTFPIFLEKNGMELSDVKVQNTDPAGKIAAVISGKTDALLGYASDQGPTMQNKAKKDVSYLRFSENGLNFYSNGLIAGPKTLQGRGDLAQRMTAAVSESWAAAEKSPRPAVASMEGASEQLPPKDVLSEQFKTTLTLLHTDATKGKAPGANTEADWQQTIDVFSKAGLVQKAKPVAEYWDAAKGIKG from the coding sequence ATGCACGCGCGCAGACTGCTCACCGGCCTCGTCCCCCTGGCCCTCGTCGCGGTGACCGCGACAGCCTGCGGCGGCGATGACGACAGGACGAGCACCAGCGACTCCGGCAAGAAGCTCGACAAGGTGACGCTGACCCTCAACTGGTATCCGTACGGCGAACACGCGCCCTTCTACTACGGCAAGCAGCAGAAGATCTTCGAGAAGCACGGCATCGACCTCGACATCAGGGCGGGCCAGGGCTCGCAGAAGACCGTGCAGGCCACCGGCGCGGGGCAGACCGACTTCGGCTGGGCGGACACACCGGCGGTGCTCGCGGGAGTCGATCAGGGCGTGAAGGTGAAGAGCCTGGGTGTCTTCCTGCAGACGACGCCCGCCTCGGTGCAGTTCTTCGACGCCCAGGGCATCAAGTCGCCCACCGACCTCAAGGGCAAGATGATCGCGGGCACGGCCGGCGACGCACTCACCAAGACCTTCCCGATCTTCCTGGAGAAGAACGGCATGGAGCTCTCGGACGTCAAGGTCCAGAACACCGACCCGGCGGGCAAGATCGCCGCGGTGATCTCCGGCAAGACGGACGCGCTGCTCGGGTACGCGAGCGACCAGGGCCCCACCATGCAGAACAAGGCCAAGAAGGACGTCTCGTATCTGCGCTTCTCCGAGAACGGCCTCAACTTCTACTCCAACGGCCTCATCGCCGGGCCCAAGACCCTGCAGGGCAGGGGCGATCTGGCCCAGCGCATGACCGCCGCCGTGAGCGAGTCATGGGCCGCCGCCGAGAAGAGCCCGCGGCCCGCGGTCGCCTCGATGGAGGGCGCGTCCGAGCAACTGCCGCCCAAGGACGTGCTGTCCGAGCAGTTCAAGACGACGCTGACCCTGCTGCACACCGACGCGACGAAGGGGAAGGCGCCGGGAGCCAACACCGAGGCGGACTGGCAGCAGACCATCGACGTCTTCTCGAAGGCGGGCCTGGTCCAGAAGGCCAAGCCCGTCGCGGAGTACTGGGACGCGGCCAAGGGGATCAAGGGCTGA
- a CDS encoding ABC transporter ATP-binding protein, which translates to MAKDTTLKTSDEPRPPTRDATPDATRDATRGTADDARPSAVRLDDVAVRFRTKKKDVTALRDVSLNVGAGEFVAIVGPSGCGKSTLLKLVAGLLAPSSGDVLLGGERVRGPRRDIGYVFQRAALLDWRTARRNILLQAEMRGIPGAEARARADELIRMTGLGGFEDAYPHELSGGMQQRVALCRALLHEPPVLLMDEPFGALDALTREQMNVELNRIWRETGTTVLLVTHSIPEAVYLADRVVVMSPRPGTVEEIIDVGLPAERSYATTLATAEFRESTGRIRELLGAVSAHE; encoded by the coding sequence ATGGCGAAGGACACGACTCTCAAGACCAGCGACGAGCCACGCCCACCGACGCGAGACGCGACACCAGACGCGACACGAGACGCGACGCGAGGCACGGCAGATGATGCGCGCCCGTCGGCCGTGCGTCTCGATGACGTAGCCGTCCGCTTCCGTACGAAGAAGAAGGACGTCACCGCCCTGCGGGACGTCTCGCTGAACGTCGGCGCGGGCGAGTTCGTGGCGATCGTCGGGCCCTCGGGCTGCGGCAAGTCCACCCTCCTGAAACTGGTCGCCGGGCTGCTCGCGCCCTCGTCGGGCGATGTGCTGCTCGGCGGCGAGCGGGTGCGCGGCCCGCGCCGCGACATCGGATACGTCTTCCAGCGGGCCGCGCTCCTCGACTGGCGCACGGCACGCCGCAACATCCTCCTTCAGGCTGAGATGCGAGGGATCCCCGGCGCCGAGGCACGCGCGCGTGCCGACGAGTTGATCCGCATGACGGGACTCGGGGGCTTCGAGGACGCCTATCCGCACGAGCTGTCCGGCGGCATGCAGCAGCGCGTCGCGCTCTGCCGGGCGCTGCTGCACGAGCCGCCGGTGCTGCTCATGGACGAGCCCTTCGGGGCCCTCGACGCGCTCACTCGCGAGCAGATGAACGTCGAGCTGAACCGGATCTGGCGCGAGACCGGAACGACGGTGCTCCTGGTGACCCACTCGATCCCGGAGGCCGTCTATCTGGCGGACCGCGTCGTCGTGATGAGCCCGCGCCCCGGCACGGTGGAAGAGATCATCGACGTAGGTCTCCCCGCCGAACGTTCGTACGCGACGACCTTGGCGACGGCCGAGTTCCGCGAGTCGACCGGGCGTATCCGCGAGCTTCTGGGAGCGGTGTCCGCGCACGAGTGA
- a CDS encoding ABC transporter permease — protein MPGEFTVSQSALQATPVKTAGVVDRSRPTLRQRAAEAAEKSWRPLVLLLVLFGAWWLVAATEMVEAYLVPSPGATLDVILDKPDYLWQHSWVTTYETLLGFVIAVGVGILSAVLMVYSTTVEKTLYPILLFAQVVPKIAIAPLFVVWLGFGMAPKILIAVLIAFFPVVISMVTGLKAVDPEMLQLSATMGARPWQTFLKIRFPASLPHLFSGLKVAVTLAVTGAVVGEFVGANEGLGYVILQANGNLDTPMLFAGLLVMSLIGVVLFVLVEIAEKLLLPWHASRRDAAATTTY, from the coding sequence ATGCCAGGGGAGTTCACCGTGAGCCAGAGCGCACTGCAGGCAACTCCCGTGAAAACGGCAGGTGTTGTCGATCGCAGCCGCCCCACCTTGCGACAACGCGCCGCCGAGGCCGCCGAGAAGAGCTGGCGTCCGCTCGTCCTGCTGCTCGTCCTCTTCGGCGCCTGGTGGCTGGTCGCCGCCACCGAGATGGTCGAGGCGTACCTCGTGCCCTCGCCCGGTGCCACCCTCGACGTCATCCTCGACAAGCCGGACTACCTCTGGCAGCACAGCTGGGTCACCACGTACGAGACCCTGCTCGGATTCGTCATCGCCGTGGGCGTCGGGATTCTCTCCGCGGTCCTCATGGTCTACTCGACCACCGTCGAGAAGACGCTCTACCCCATCCTCCTCTTCGCCCAGGTCGTTCCGAAGATCGCGATCGCCCCGCTGTTCGTCGTCTGGCTCGGCTTCGGGATGGCGCCGAAGATCCTCATCGCCGTGCTGATCGCCTTCTTCCCCGTCGTCATCTCGATGGTGACCGGGCTCAAGGCGGTCGACCCGGAGATGCTCCAGCTCTCCGCCACCATGGGCGCACGGCCCTGGCAGACCTTCCTCAAGATCCGCTTCCCGGCATCGTTGCCGCACCTCTTCTCCGGCCTGAAGGTGGCCGTCACGCTCGCCGTGACCGGCGCCGTCGTGGGCGAGTTCGTCGGCGCGAACGAAGGCCTCGGATACGTGATCCTCCAGGCCAACGGAAACCTCGACACCCCCATGCTCTTCGCGGGGCTCCTCGTCATGTCGCTGATCGGCGTCGTCCTCTTCGTGCTCGTCGAGATCGCCGAGAAGCTCCTGCTCCCGTGGCACGCGAGCCGCAGGGACGCGGCCGCCACCACGACGTACTGA
- a CDS encoding sugar phosphate isomerase/epimerase family protein gives MKRTGPNGTRRAFLGTSMGLAAAVGTALPARAGDASRCRRIPRGGIGMHLYTMRDVLARDFAGTLEQLADIGYATVGVSGRHGNSAVGIRRMLDAVDLKAVLEHVSYDILKGSGLPQALEDLHTLGAKWPVVPSLPGALHTPDGFREAARQFNRIGQASRDAGLGPVLFHNHGTDHVAVDGTSLYDILVTETDPHLVGFELDVYWATKGGADPAAYFVRHRRRFPALHVKDMAPDGGFADVGSGTLDFAAMFAHARVGGVKQWLVEHDTPTDPFATARNSYAYLAALRY, from the coding sequence ATGAAGAGAACCGGTCCGAACGGAACCAGACGCGCCTTCCTCGGTACGTCGATGGGGCTGGCGGCAGCGGTCGGAACCGCGCTGCCCGCGCGCGCGGGTGACGCGTCACGGTGCCGGCGCATCCCGCGCGGCGGCATCGGCATGCACCTCTACACGATGCGCGACGTCCTCGCCCGGGACTTCGCGGGCACGCTGGAGCAGCTCGCCGACATCGGTTACGCGACAGTGGGCGTGAGCGGCCGGCACGGGAACAGCGCGGTCGGCATCCGGCGGATGCTCGACGCGGTGGACCTGAAGGCGGTCCTCGAGCACGTCTCGTACGACATCCTCAAGGGCAGCGGTCTTCCGCAGGCCCTGGAGGATCTGCACACCCTCGGCGCGAAGTGGCCGGTGGTGCCGAGTCTGCCCGGCGCGCTGCACACGCCGGACGGATTCCGGGAGGCGGCACGGCAGTTCAACCGTATCGGGCAGGCATCGCGCGACGCGGGCCTCGGTCCGGTGCTCTTCCACAACCACGGCACGGACCATGTGGCGGTGGACGGCACGAGCCTGTACGACATCCTCGTCACCGAGACCGACCCGCATCTGGTCGGCTTCGAACTGGATGTGTACTGGGCGACGAAGGGCGGCGCGGATCCGGCGGCGTACTTCGTGCGGCATCGGCGGCGGTTCCCCGCGCTCCATGTGAAGGACATGGCACCGGACGGCGGCTTCGCCGACGTCGGCTCGGGGACGCTGGACTTCGCCGCGATGTTCGCCCACGCGCGCGTGGGCGGCGTCAAGCAGTGGCTGGTGGAGCACGACACCCCCACCGACCCGTTCGCCACGGCCCGCAACAGCTACGCGTATCTGGCCGCGTTGCGGTACTGA
- a CDS encoding ThuA domain-containing protein, with product MSSTSPALPGRGPTASRPGRPAPRPGRTTPSPWLALIALLALVIGLGLTAPPRAAAEAEKAAAPFRVLVFSKVTNFPHDSIPAGVEAIEKLGSENDFEVEATDDAAAFTDANLARFQAIVFNNTNSTPEKGDLLDADQRAAFQEYVRGGGGWVGLHAASASERDWNWYEGLVGAIFDKHPEVQTGRVKVLDHAHPSTKGLPELWERTEEWYNWRTNPTGKVHTLAQVKVRDGVSGLDEGVDQPWSWCQNYDGGRSWYTAGGHAKSAFQEEGFLKHLLGGIEWAAGNKAGDCTATKTGAFQRTPLATNDLADPFELAVAPDRRVFFIQRTGKLKIIDQETLKVSTALDFDYTPEMTSQSDGLLGLALDPKFKDNHWVYLLNSDKTEKRINLSRFTEAGGKIDPATEKRLLTIPTWRGEGRANSHMAGSITFDKKGDLYIATGDNTDPFASDGFAPIDEREGRRAWDAQGTSGNTNDLRGKVLRVTPKDDGTYSVPEGNLFAPGTDKTRSEIYAMGMRNPFRITTDPLSGALLMADYGPDAKNAVADRGPEGTVEYNRITKAGNYGWPYCIGDNTPFNDYDFATKKSGAKFDCAKIVNDSPNNTGLRDLPPAQPANVWYAYSASEQFPELGTGGGGPMSGPVYDYDAANTYKTKFPEYFEGKWFNYELTRQWFKVFSMQEKDQTFTDPRFKPAKAGDLNSINSIFPDMKWNQPFDADFGPDGAMYVIDFGLGSGTGRGGGNEGAGIYRIDYVKDGRLPDARVTATPDNGTAPLKVKFSSAGSGLPGGKPVTYAWDFDGNGTTDSTEANPTHTYTTKGQFSARLKVTGPDELSGLAVQEVTVGNTRPVVTIQQPPNGGTFSFGDTIPFKIKVADKEDGPIDCKRVVVQSQLGHDTHLHPLDNYTGCAGEIATDAGDSHGPGQNLYYGITAQYEDKGASGVPALTGSSSLTLRTSFREAEHRTGTGGAHGGADIGDRADASGGKRLIEIEDGDWVAFEPVHLKGVDSVTVGAASGGLGGDIEFRAGSPTGKLLGKVTVPNTGGWGNFISPTTELADHDGTTKLYAVFTNPEWTPEKEDLLTVDWLHFNGPGVEKKAGAKVTVKAAPGSGTAPLAIKLTSTVKLPEGRTAAAYHWNYGDNTKPSGTETGSAEHTYARAGTYTAHLTVTDDKGDTTTGAVRITAK from the coding sequence ATGAGTTCCACGAGTCCCGCCCTGCCCGGACGCGGCCCCACCGCGTCGAGACCGGGCCGCCCCGCACCGAGACCGGGCCGCACCACGCCGAGCCCCTGGCTCGCGCTCATCGCCCTGCTGGCCCTCGTCATCGGCCTCGGCCTCACCGCCCCGCCCCGCGCGGCGGCGGAGGCGGAGAAGGCGGCGGCCCCCTTCCGTGTCCTGGTCTTCTCCAAAGTCACGAACTTCCCCCATGACTCGATCCCCGCGGGCGTCGAGGCCATCGAGAAGCTAGGCAGCGAGAACGACTTCGAGGTGGAGGCCACCGACGACGCGGCGGCCTTCACCGACGCCAACCTCGCCCGCTTCCAGGCCATCGTCTTCAACAACACCAACTCCACCCCGGAGAAGGGCGATCTGCTCGACGCCGACCAGCGTGCGGCCTTCCAGGAGTACGTCCGCGGGGGCGGCGGCTGGGTCGGCCTGCACGCCGCGTCGGCCAGCGAGCGCGACTGGAACTGGTACGAGGGTCTGGTCGGCGCGATCTTCGACAAGCACCCCGAGGTGCAGACCGGGCGAGTCAAGGTGCTCGACCACGCGCACCCCTCCACCAAGGGCCTTCCGGAGCTCTGGGAGCGCACGGAGGAGTGGTACAACTGGCGCACCAATCCGACGGGGAAGGTGCACACGCTCGCCCAGGTGAAGGTGCGCGACGGTGTCAGCGGGCTCGACGAGGGCGTCGACCAGCCGTGGTCCTGGTGCCAGAACTACGACGGCGGCCGCTCCTGGTACACGGCGGGCGGGCACGCCAAGTCGGCCTTCCAGGAGGAGGGCTTCCTGAAGCACCTGCTCGGCGGCATCGAGTGGGCCGCGGGCAACAAGGCCGGCGACTGCACCGCCACCAAGACCGGTGCCTTCCAGCGCACGCCGCTCGCCACGAACGATCTGGCCGACCCCTTCGAGCTGGCCGTCGCCCCCGACCGCCGGGTGTTCTTCATCCAGCGCACCGGGAAGCTGAAGATCATCGACCAGGAGACGCTGAAGGTCTCCACGGCACTCGACTTCGACTACACCCCCGAGATGACGAGCCAGTCGGACGGGCTGCTCGGACTCGCGCTCGATCCGAAGTTCAAGGACAACCACTGGGTCTATCTCCTGAACTCCGACAAGACCGAGAAGCGCATCAACCTCTCGCGCTTCACCGAAGCGGGCGGAAAGATCGATCCGGCGACGGAGAAGCGGCTCCTGACCATTCCCACGTGGCGTGGCGAAGGCCGGGCGAACTCGCACATGGCGGGCTCCATCACCTTCGACAAGAAGGGCGACCTGTACATCGCGACGGGTGACAACACCGATCCGTTCGCGTCGGACGGATTCGCCCCGATCGACGAGCGCGAGGGCCGCCGCGCCTGGGACGCGCAGGGCACCTCCGGCAATACGAACGACCTGCGCGGCAAGGTCCTGCGCGTCACCCCGAAGGACGACGGGACCTATTCCGTGCCGGAGGGCAATCTCTTCGCGCCGGGAACGGACAAGACCCGCTCCGAGATCTACGCGATGGGCATGCGCAACCCCTTCCGCATCACCACGGACCCGCTGAGCGGCGCCCTCCTGATGGCGGACTACGGGCCCGACGCGAAGAACGCCGTCGCCGACCGGGGCCCCGAGGGGACCGTCGAGTACAACCGCATCACCAAGGCGGGCAATTACGGCTGGCCCTACTGCATCGGCGACAACACCCCGTTCAACGACTACGACTTCGCGACGAAGAAGTCGGGCGCGAAATTCGACTGCGCGAAGATCGTGAACGATTCGCCGAACAACACGGGCCTGCGCGATCTGCCGCCCGCACAGCCCGCGAACGTCTGGTACGCCTACTCCGCATCCGAGCAGTTCCCCGAACTCGGCACGGGCGGCGGCGGCCCGATGAGCGGTCCGGTCTACGACTACGACGCCGCCAACACGTACAAGACGAAGTTCCCCGAGTACTTCGAGGGGAAGTGGTTCAACTACGAGCTGACGCGGCAGTGGTTCAAGGTCTTCTCGATGCAGGAGAAGGACCAGACGTTCACCGACCCGCGTTTCAAGCCCGCGAAGGCGGGCGACCTGAACTCGATCAACTCCATTTTCCCCGACATGAAATGGAACCAGCCTTTCGACGCCGACTTCGGTCCTGACGGGGCGATGTACGTCATCGACTTCGGGCTCGGCAGCGGCACGGGCCGCGGCGGCGGCAACGAAGGCGCGGGCATCTACCGCATCGACTACGTGAAGGACGGACGGCTGCCGGACGCCCGCGTCACGGCCACGCCGGACAACGGCACGGCTCCCCTCAAGGTGAAGTTCTCCAGCGCGGGTTCGGGGCTGCCCGGCGGCAAGCCCGTCACGTACGCGTGGGACTTCGACGGGAACGGCACCACCGACTCGACCGAGGCGAACCCGACGCACACCTACACCACGAAGGGGCAGTTCAGCGCGCGGCTGAAGGTCACGGGCCCGGACGAGCTGAGCGGTCTGGCCGTGCAGGAGGTCACCGTCGGGAACACCCGTCCGGTGGTCACCATCCAACAGCCGCCCAACGGCGGGACCTTCAGCTTCGGCGACACGATTCCCTTCAAGATCAAGGTGGCGGACAAGGAGGACGGGCCGATCGACTGCAAGCGGGTCGTCGTCCAGTCCCAGCTCGGACACGACACCCATCTGCACCCGCTGGACAACTACACCGGCTGTGCGGGCGAGATCGCGACGGACGCCGGTGACAGTCACGGGCCAGGACAGAACCTCTACTACGGGATCACGGCCCAGTACGAGGACAAGGGCGCGTCCGGTGTGCCCGCCCTGACGGGTTCCTCCTCGCTGACGCTGCGGACCTCCTTCCGCGAGGCCGAGCACCGCACCGGCACCGGTGGTGCGCATGGCGGTGCGGACATCGGTGACCGCGCGGACGCTTCCGGCGGCAAGCGGCTCATCGAGATCGAGGACGGCGACTGGGTTGCCTTCGAGCCGGTGCACCTCAAGGGCGTCGACTCCGTGACGGTGGGCGCGGCATCGGGCGGGCTCGGCGGCGACATCGAGTTCCGCGCCGGGTCTCCCACGGGCAAGCTGCTCGGCAAGGTCACCGTGCCGAACACCGGCGGCTGGGGCAACTTCATCTCGCCGACCACCGAACTGGCCGACCACGACGGCACGACGAAGCTGTACGCCGTCTTCACCAACCCCGAATGGACGCCCGAGAAGGAAGATCTCCTGACGGTCGACTGGCTGCACTTCAACGGCCCCGGAGTCGAGAAGAAGGCCGGCGCGAAGGTGACGGTCAAGGCGGCCCCGGGCAGCGGCACCGCGCCCCTCGCCATCAAGCTCACCAGCACGGTGAAGCTCCCCGAAGGCCGCACCGCCGCCGCCTACCACTGGAACTACGGCGACAACACCAAGCCTTCGGGAACGGAGACCGGCAGCGCCGAGCACACGTACGCGCGCGCGGGGACGTACACGGCGCATCTGACCGTCACCGACGACAAGGGCGACACGACGACCGGCGCGGTCCGGATCACGGCGAAGTGA
- a CDS encoding alpha/beta fold hydrolase, with protein MSDHASTPAPAAYTAGLVNAADGVPVATYTWLPDGGRPRAFVQIAHGAGEHALRYDRFAQHLMAHGYGVIASDHRGHGATAQATGGYGVTGSSADEAADAPGASGGSGASLSFDSWRAIVDDLKAIGDQVRTLHPGTPLFLLGHSMGSHLARDYAQEYPDGLAGLILSGTFRSLPGVGIDESIARLEREIAEDGREALSSYLPELFAAFNDAYPHRTGFEWLSRDEAEVDAYVADERCGFPFSAGLCLDWVRAVRKMNDPRNLSRVPADLPVHIAVGTEDPCNQGMTLVHELVEDYRYVGLDDLTWKGYEGARHEILNETNRDEVEEDLRTWLDKRVL; from the coding sequence ATGTCTGACCACGCCTCGACGCCCGCCCCCGCCGCGTACACCGCCGGACTCGTGAACGCGGCGGACGGCGTCCCCGTCGCCACGTACACCTGGCTGCCCGACGGCGGCAGGCCGCGCGCCTTCGTGCAGATCGCGCACGGTGCGGGTGAACACGCCCTGCGCTACGACCGGTTCGCGCAGCATCTGATGGCACACGGCTATGGAGTGATCGCGTCCGACCACCGGGGCCATGGCGCGACGGCGCAGGCGACTGGTGGGTACGGGGTTACGGGCTCGTCGGCGGATGAGGCGGCCGACGCGCCTGGCGCATCTGGTGGGTCTGGTGCGTCCCTCTCCTTCGACAGCTGGCGCGCCATCGTCGACGACCTCAAGGCGATCGGCGACCAGGTACGCACCCTGCACCCCGGAACGCCGCTCTTCCTGCTGGGCCACAGCATGGGCTCGCACCTGGCCAGGGACTACGCGCAGGAGTACCCGGACGGCCTCGCGGGCCTGATCCTCTCCGGCACCTTCCGCTCCCTGCCCGGGGTCGGGATCGACGAGTCGATCGCCCGCCTGGAGCGCGAGATCGCCGAGGACGGCCGGGAGGCCCTCTCGTCGTACCTCCCCGAACTCTTCGCGGCCTTCAATGACGCGTATCCGCACCGCACCGGTTTCGAATGGCTCTCACGCGACGAGGCCGAGGTCGACGCGTACGTCGCCGACGAGCGCTGCGGCTTCCCCTTCTCGGCCGGGCTCTGTCTGGACTGGGTGCGAGCCGTGCGCAAGATGAACGACCCGCGCAACCTGTCCCGGGTCCCCGCGGACCTGCCCGTCCACATCGCCGTCGGCACGGAGGACCCCTGCAACCAGGGCATGACGCTGGTCCATGAACTCGTGGAGGACTACCGGTACGTGGGCCTGGACGACCTCACCTGGAAGGGCTACGAGGGGGCGCGCCACGAGATCCTCAACGAGACCAACAGGGATGAGGTGGAGGAGGACCTGCGGACCTGGCTGGACAAGCGGGTGCTGTGA
- a CDS encoding MmcQ/YjbR family DNA-binding protein, translating into MSRAHANAQVTGDDVRRAALALPDTTEKIAWSMPTFRVAGKMFATLPEDETSIAVRCPKEERDELALAEPDKFWIADHEAMFAWVRARLSALDKDELADILADSWRQAAPTRLLDAYPELGLPSTS; encoded by the coding sequence ATGTCTCGAGCTCATGCCAATGCCCAGGTGACGGGTGACGATGTCCGACGGGCCGCACTGGCCCTGCCGGATACGACGGAGAAGATCGCCTGGAGCATGCCCACCTTCCGGGTGGCCGGAAAGATGTTCGCCACGCTCCCCGAGGACGAGACGTCCATCGCCGTGCGGTGCCCGAAGGAAGAGCGCGACGAGTTGGCCCTCGCGGAGCCGGACAAGTTCTGGATCGCCGACCACGAGGCGATGTTCGCCTGGGTGCGCGCACGGCTCTCGGCGCTCGACAAGGACGAACTGGCCGACATCCTCGCCGACTCCTGGCGCCAGGCCGCCCCTACCCGACTCCTT
- a CDS encoding sulfite exporter TauE/SafE family protein, translating to MSEILLVLLAGTAAGALNSVGGGGTFVALPALVAVGLSPVTANASSTIALVPGAVASGWVYRRELAPVGATSTLALTAISVVGGGLGAALLLTLPAASFDAAVPWLLAFATVVLAFGRRLSRAVSGALGREIGISSRTVLIGQFFLALYGGYFGGAVGILMFALWGIGLGLDTAVSNPMRVTQIAAINLSATALLLVASDALSAPLVLVPMLVGALLGGFTGTHFARRLSDRLLRGIILTTAVTMTVLYFVRG from the coding sequence GTGTCCGAGATACTGCTCGTCCTGCTGGCAGGCACCGCCGCCGGAGCGCTGAACTCCGTCGGCGGCGGAGGCACGTTCGTGGCGCTGCCCGCTCTGGTCGCCGTCGGCCTGTCCCCCGTGACGGCGAACGCGTCGTCGACCATCGCGCTCGTGCCGGGAGCCGTGGCCAGCGGATGGGTCTACCGACGCGAACTCGCCCCGGTCGGGGCGACGTCCACCTTGGCGCTGACGGCCATCAGTGTGGTCGGCGGCGGACTCGGCGCCGCCCTGCTCCTCACGCTCCCCGCGGCGTCGTTCGATGCCGCCGTACCCTGGCTGCTCGCCTTCGCCACCGTCGTCCTCGCCTTCGGCCGCCGCCTCTCCCGTGCGGTGAGCGGCGCGCTGGGCCGCGAGATCGGCATCAGCTCCCGGACCGTCCTGATCGGCCAGTTCTTCCTCGCTCTGTACGGGGGATACTTCGGCGGTGCCGTAGGCATCTTGATGTTCGCCCTGTGGGGCATCGGCCTCGGACTCGATACCGCGGTGAGCAATCCGATGCGGGTCACCCAGATCGCGGCCATCAATCTCAGCGCGACCGCACTGCTCCTCGTCGCGTCGGACGCGCTGAGCGCTCCGCTCGTCCTGGTCCCGATGCTCGTCGGCGCGCTGCTCGGCGGCTTCACCGGCACGCACTTCGCACGCCGCCTCTCCGACCGGCTGCTTCGGGGCATCATTCTGACCACCGCCGTGACGATGACCGTCCTCTATTTCGTGCGCGGCTGA
- a CDS encoding LysR family transcriptional regulator gives MRYDLDDLRLFLGIVTEGSITAGARRMHLSLPSASARVRSLEQQAGVELLIRGRRGVRPTPAGSTLARHAREVIAQTVRLESAVASYTRSPTAPLTLLGGGSAVHRLVPQALVTFLRAHPDIDVRVSENRTPRIVRMLADGEADLGIVLDDEARDCGLAMEPLGDDSLVVVGQAGGILTGRTSVTYSEAAEHPLVGLAPDASLRRWIERHVGPHAPVVRYRTTVANLNVLVALAAAGVGLAIVPRRVIDPTRPLDVCELQDPWAQRHHLLAWGAKTGPPSPATDALADHLRRASLAEPELPGRRGSG, from the coding sequence GTGCGCTACGACCTGGACGATCTGCGGCTCTTCCTCGGCATCGTGACGGAGGGGTCGATCACGGCAGGTGCCCGCCGGATGCATCTGAGCCTGCCGTCGGCCAGCGCCAGGGTCCGTTCCCTGGAGCAGCAGGCCGGTGTGGAACTGCTGATCCGCGGGCGCAGGGGCGTGCGGCCCACCCCGGCGGGGAGCACGCTGGCCCGGCACGCCCGCGAGGTCATCGCCCAGACCGTGCGGCTCGAAAGCGCGGTCGCCAGCTATACGAGATCCCCGACCGCGCCCCTGACCCTGCTGGGCGGCGGCTCCGCCGTGCACCGGCTGGTGCCGCAGGCCCTGGTCACGTTCCTCCGGGCGCACCCGGACATCGACGTCCGCGTCTCCGAGAACCGCACCCCGCGGATCGTGCGGATGCTGGCCGACGGCGAGGCGGACCTGGGCATCGTCCTGGACGACGAGGCCCGCGACTGCGGTCTTGCGATGGAACCCCTCGGCGACGACTCCCTGGTGGTGGTCGGCCAGGCGGGCGGAATCCTCACGGGCCGTACGTCGGTGACCTACAGCGAAGCGGCCGAACACCCCCTCGTGGGGCTCGCCCCCGACGCCTCGCTGCGCCGCTGGATCGAGAGACACGTCGGCCCCCACGCACCGGTGGTGCGCTACCGCACCACGGTCGCCAACCTCAACGTCCTGGTGGCACTGGCCGCCGCGGGAGTCGGCCTCGCGATCGTCCCGCGCCGGGTGATCGACCCCACGCGGCCTCTGGACGTGTGCGAGTTGCAGGACCCCTGGGCCCAACGCCACCACCTCCTGGCCTGGGGCGCCAAGACCGGCCCGCCTTCCCCGGCCACCGACGCCTTGGCGGATCACCTGCGCAGGGCGTCGCTCGCTGAGCCTGAGTTGCCGGGGCGGCGGGGGAGTGGGTGA